One part of the Mycetohabitans rhizoxinica HKI 454 genome encodes these proteins:
- a CDS encoding DsbC family protein, translating into MTKRALIFALATALAVPAFANEQAPAYIVDKFKAMYPKTTFNEVRKSKVLGLYEVVMGENIAYTDESGRFFLFGHLFDMQEQVDLTASRQREAKNTEFPTQHLANAIKSVKGDGSRVFAVFSDPDCPYCKQLEGELAHLDNVTIYTFLYPLESLHPQAKTKAVSVWCAPDHGKAWSELMLAGKKPKLVACNNPVNDNLVLGSKLGVVGTPTLIAADGRVMLGFAPAEKLDRWLDDGKPVAQQGAVQ; encoded by the coding sequence ATGACTAAGCGCGCATTGATTTTTGCGTTGGCCACCGCGCTCGCCGTTCCCGCTTTTGCCAACGAGCAAGCGCCAGCGTATATCGTAGACAAGTTCAAGGCCATGTACCCAAAAACGACTTTCAATGAAGTTCGCAAGTCAAAAGTCTTGGGCCTCTACGAAGTGGTGATGGGCGAGAACATTGCCTACACTGATGAGTCTGGCCGCTTCTTCCTCTTTGGGCATCTGTTCGACATGCAGGAGCAGGTGGACTTAACCGCTTCGCGCCAGCGCGAGGCCAAGAACACAGAGTTTCCCACGCAACACCTAGCCAACGCCATCAAGTCCGTGAAAGGCGACGGCAGCCGTGTGTTCGCCGTCTTCAGCGACCCCGATTGCCCATATTGCAAACAACTGGAAGGCGAGCTTGCGCATCTGGATAACGTGACCATTTACACCTTCCTTTACCCATTGGAGTCCCTGCACCCGCAGGCCAAGACGAAGGCGGTTAGCGTTTGGTGCGCGCCCGACCATGGCAAGGCATGGAGCGAACTCATGTTGGCCGGCAAGAAGCCAAAGCTGGTGGCGTGCAACAATCCGGTCAATGACAACCTGGTGCTTGGCTCGAAGCTCGGCGTAGTCGGTACCCCGACGCTGATTGCCGCCGATGGGCGCGTGATGCTTGGCTTTGCGCCGGCCGAAAAGCTTGACCGATGGCTAGACGACGGCAAGCCAGTGGCTCAGCAAGGAGCGGTCCAATGA
- a CDS encoding sensor histidine kinase — protein MNSSVAAGLMLLFFLFVLYLTARYGMKRIDVSHEEIRRVLAESNRRIDEERRNLARRLHDEVNPQLLISKHALEQLEPLVKGNEKASVLLARALEMVSDAYAQTRDIIKNTRIEVIDSIGFTAALESLVVYYTSFFNETAITLNHNLPKRPELPEAMAVSAYKIIREALLNAMKHANALPSARFGTVQQSIQPVQSRSCRRWDGYERVCEKY, from the coding sequence ATGAACTCCAGCGTGGCCGCTGGCCTGATGCTGCTCTTCTTCCTCTTCGTCTTGTATCTGACTGCGCGGTACGGTATGAAGCGCATCGACGTGTCACACGAGGAAATCCGGCGTGTCCTGGCTGAATCGAACCGACGCATAGATGAGGAACGGCGTAATCTTGCGCGGCGGCTGCACGATGAAGTCAACCCTCAACTACTCATCAGCAAGCACGCCCTAGAGCAGCTAGAACCACTGGTTAAGGGCAATGAGAAGGCGTCGGTACTGCTGGCTCGTGCGCTTGAAATGGTGTCCGATGCCTATGCACAAACACGCGACATCATCAAGAACACTCGCATTGAGGTTATCGACTCCATCGGTTTTACGGCCGCCTTAGAGTCTCTCGTCGTTTACTACACGTCATTCTTTAATGAAACCGCGATCACTTTGAACCACAATCTGCCCAAGCGTCCAGAGCTGCCGGAGGCTATGGCCGTGAGTGCCTACAAGATCATCCGAGAAGCCCTGCTGAATGCGATGAAGCACGCCAATGCCCTCCCGAGTGCACGTTTCGGTACAGTACAACAAAGCATTCAACCAGTACAAAGTCGAAGTTGCCGACGATGGGATGGGTATGAACGCGTCTGCGAAAAATATTGA
- a CDS encoding TraV family lipoprotein: MSGIYANAQANDLPGQRMDQRAKTDPLIALSQAKGVLTKPLYSGTPIRSAPRLLRVWFSPWEDSDGDLHDQSYVYLQVDSGRWLIEHNQRRIQDAYRPVRAPASATMSQSPGAAQDCQACQDQQYGQAAVQGGEAEEVVIGVRQDRMSDAQAAQFLDGVLTPGDVAPQAK, translated from the coding sequence ATGAGCGGCATCTATGCCAATGCCCAGGCAAACGACCTGCCTGGCCAGCGCATGGACCAGCGTGCGAAAACTGATCCTTTGATTGCGCTTTCGCAGGCGAAAGGCGTGTTGACCAAGCCGCTCTACAGTGGCACACCGATCCGTAGTGCGCCGCGGCTGCTGCGCGTGTGGTTTTCTCCTTGGGAGGACTCGGACGGTGATTTGCACGACCAGAGCTACGTTTACTTACAAGTCGATTCAGGCCGCTGGTTAATCGAACACAATCAGCGTCGCATCCAGGACGCCTACCGTCCGGTACGCGCGCCGGCCAGCGCCACCATGTCGCAATCGCCCGGCGCAGCGCAAGACTGCCAAGCCTGCCAGGATCAACAGTATGGCCAAGCTGCTGTCCAGGGCGGTGAAGCGGAAGAAGTAGTAATCGGTGTGCGTCAGGACCGCATGAGCGACGCCCAAGCTGCGCAATTCTTGGACGGCGTGCTAACGCCTGGCGACGTAGCGCCACAGGCCAAATAG
- a CDS encoding response regulator transcription factor, giving the protein MGDDLGINVFLVDDHQLLVAGFRDVLKDYGVSVVEVAYDLDGVVDRYLKVKPDVLVIDLRFSGKNAGRNGLDVCEELLAREPSAKIIIFSQFDDQYIIEKSYKLGVLAFVRKDESTEILNEAIRTVAAGKEYFSPKIAQLLAWSAVKERDPNKLLDEKEMRTFALAADGAALSDISAQIDLSTKTVSALLKSVKSKLGVESQADITKLAIRYGITTTALKMKS; this is encoded by the coding sequence ATGGGTGACGACTTGGGAATCAACGTATTTTTAGTGGACGATCATCAGCTACTGGTGGCCGGCTTCCGTGACGTGCTGAAGGACTACGGTGTCAGCGTAGTCGAGGTCGCCTACGATCTAGATGGTGTGGTTGACCGCTATCTGAAGGTCAAACCGGACGTGCTGGTGATTGACCTTCGATTCAGCGGAAAGAATGCCGGAAGAAACGGGCTGGACGTCTGCGAGGAGCTACTGGCCCGCGAGCCGTCGGCCAAGATCATCATTTTTTCGCAGTTTGATGATCAGTACATCATCGAAAAATCCTATAAGCTTGGTGTGTTGGCTTTTGTGCGGAAGGACGAAAGTACCGAAATACTCAACGAGGCGATTCGGACAGTGGCCGCGGGAAAAGAATATTTTTCGCCGAAGATTGCCCAACTCTTGGCTTGGTCAGCAGTGAAAGAGCGCGATCCCAATAAGCTGCTGGACGAGAAGGAAATGCGCACGTTTGCTCTGGCCGCTGACGGCGCCGCCCTATCCGACATATCAGCGCAAATAGATCTATCCACCAAAACAGTGAGCGCGCTGCTAAAAAGCGTAAAAAGCAAACTAGGTGTGGAAAGCCAAGCTGACATTACCAAGTTGGCCATCCGCTACGGCATCACGACGACTGCCCTGAAAATGAAAAGCTGA
- a CDS encoding TrbC/VirB2 family protein: MTVMQAISARDSNAQRWLRTLIEVGIVMVLMTLVSSVYASDGTEFDAAVTQWERWVKGNLGRLAAFIAIGVGSVMAAVRKDWSWFFGGVVLSMGVGVAVGIVNASFTAII; this comes from the coding sequence ATGACCGTAATGCAAGCAATAAGCGCGCGCGACAGCAATGCTCAGCGGTGGCTCAGAACGCTGATAGAGGTAGGCATCGTCATGGTTTTGATGACGCTTGTCTCCAGCGTCTATGCTAGCGACGGTACGGAGTTCGACGCAGCAGTGACGCAGTGGGAAAGGTGGGTCAAGGGCAACCTGGGCAGGCTGGCAGCCTTTATCGCTATCGGCGTTGGTTCAGTCATGGCCGCTGTCAGGAAGGACTGGAGTTGGTTTTTCGGTGGCGTTGTGTTGTCGATGGGGGTCGGTGTGGCCGTCGGCATCGTCAACGCCAGCTTTACGGCAATCATCTAA
- a CDS encoding type-F conjugative transfer system secretin TraK produces MKKSLSAILLSLLVLEARATQIVDNADRGHVQVNISAHEQNRLAIEGRRIANVVPSAKGVLTYEKDEALGALYFALASDSMNHGTVTLFVSDEKGMTYKLILVPRPVAGEEIILRPPSEKVALSSRAASGNRALSYQRHIKDLMLVMADESQQASVDVITVNKEVPLWKEGHLVLEDKYIDDDMVGEKYRLTNVSPSDMLLVEQELYRRGVRAVAIEHQTLPPGESTNIFIVRERKDND; encoded by the coding sequence TTGAAGAAATCGTTAAGCGCGATCCTTCTAAGCCTACTGGTACTTGAAGCACGTGCAACGCAGATCGTTGACAACGCCGACCGAGGCCACGTTCAGGTCAATATCTCGGCCCACGAACAGAACCGCCTGGCCATCGAGGGACGCCGCATTGCTAACGTCGTGCCTTCGGCCAAGGGCGTGCTGACGTACGAGAAAGACGAAGCGCTTGGTGCACTATATTTCGCCCTGGCCAGCGACAGCATGAACCACGGCACTGTCACGCTGTTCGTCTCCGACGAAAAGGGCATGACCTACAAGCTGATTCTGGTGCCACGCCCGGTCGCCGGAGAGGAAATCATTCTGCGGCCGCCGAGCGAGAAGGTGGCCCTTTCGAGCCGTGCGGCATCGGGCAACCGCGCGTTATCGTACCAACGCCACATCAAAGACCTGATGCTGGTGATGGCTGATGAGTCGCAGCAGGCGAGCGTGGATGTCATCACGGTGAACAAGGAGGTGCCGCTGTGGAAGGAAGGCCACCTGGTTTTGGAGGACAAGTACATTGACGATGACATGGTGGGTGAGAAATACCGCCTAACCAACGTGTCCCCTTCCGACATGCTGTTGGTCGAACAGGAGTTGTACCGGCGTGGCGTGCGCGCAGTCGCCATCGAGCATCAGACGTTGCCACCGGGGGAATCGACAAACATCTTCATTGTGCGAGAGCGCAAAGACAATGATTGA
- the traL gene encoding type IV conjugative transfer system protein TraL translates to MSERTDLSHYIPRRLDDAPKFLFWELDIAGIGLMGVLAGIATGFPILGLGLGVATAFFYSKLKTGKHPGIATHLLYWFTGFPQPKELPGSHIRELNG, encoded by the coding sequence ATGTCAGAAAGAACCGATCTTTCCCACTACATCCCGAGGCGTTTGGACGATGCCCCCAAGTTCCTATTCTGGGAGTTGGACATTGCTGGCATTGGCTTAATGGGTGTCTTGGCAGGCATTGCCACGGGCTTTCCCATTCTTGGTCTGGGTCTTGGAGTTGCAACTGCGTTTTTCTACAGCAAGCTTAAGACAGGCAAGCACCCGGGCATAGCCACCCACCTCTTGTACTGGTTCACCGGGTTCCCGCAGCCCAAGGAGCTGCCGGGTAGCCATATCCGAGAACTCAACGGATAG
- a CDS encoding type IV conjugative transfer system protein TraE translates to MSPEKANNERDWLKSQVRFHRALNVGLLAALLMGVILLGFVVLRDTTKIVPPEVKRPYEISSNYANKDYLLDMADYVLAQVLTVTPDNVDYNVKTILRMAHPDGYGALKASLEAAALRMRHERVTTIWVPRKEEVNEQDLRVKVSGRLKTYIADKLTSERDKDYLVEFNVTVSGRLYVSKIEEIVKRDPSKPTGT, encoded by the coding sequence ATGTCGCCAGAAAAAGCCAACAACGAGCGAGATTGGCTGAAATCGCAAGTGCGTTTTCATCGTGCGTTGAACGTCGGCTTGCTTGCCGCCCTGTTGATGGGAGTGATCTTGCTGGGTTTCGTCGTTTTGCGCGATACCACCAAGATCGTGCCACCTGAGGTGAAGCGCCCTTACGAAATCAGCTCGAACTACGCCAACAAGGACTACCTGCTGGACATGGCCGACTATGTGCTGGCCCAGGTGCTGACCGTCACGCCAGACAACGTTGACTACAACGTCAAGACCATCCTGCGCATGGCTCACCCGGATGGCTACGGTGCGCTCAAAGCGTCGCTGGAGGCCGCGGCGCTTCGCATGAGGCATGAGCGGGTCACCACGATTTGGGTGCCGCGCAAAGAGGAGGTGAACGAGCAGGATCTGCGCGTCAAGGTCAGCGGCAGGTTGAAGACCTACATCGCCGACAAGCTTACTTCCGAGCGTGACAAAGATTACCTTGTTGAATTTAACGTAACGGTCTCGGGGCGTCTGTATGTATCCAAAATTGAAGAAATCGTTAAGCGCGATCCTTCTAAGCCTACTGGTACTTGA
- a CDS encoding DNA helicase I TraI, whose protein sequence is MSAPSSSPAYNKDRVAINNGVREGLKAIGELDRNDDTREILVSKGWTRAMQREAQYYSQGDVVRFGRDYQQIDARKGEYMRVTSVDAPVGTVVLQKEDGSTIAWQPKKHNKIEVYETDRRGLARGDLIRLTRNEGEFKNGEVARVVAIAGDRATLMLRQGKQVSLHEVDLSRNKHWDHAYASTVHGSQGATQYRAIFHIRAPETDNERKQQRLMERMAKVFGDRSFYVGTTRASHELRIYTNDKGLAARALAAKQDKTSAVEVIQRYEKGTGITAGRGSVSPQLNRDYQR, encoded by the coding sequence TTGAGCGCACCATCGTCATCACCCGCGTACAACAAAGACCGCGTAGCGATCAATAACGGGGTGCGCGAGGGCCTGAAGGCGATCGGTGAGCTGGACCGCAACGACGATACGCGAGAGATTCTGGTGTCAAAGGGCTGGACGCGTGCGATGCAAAGGGAGGCCCAATACTACAGCCAGGGCGACGTGGTGCGGTTCGGCCGCGACTACCAGCAGATCGACGCCCGCAAGGGTGAGTACATGCGCGTGACGTCTGTTGATGCGCCGGTCGGGACGGTTGTGTTGCAGAAGGAGGATGGTTCGACCATCGCTTGGCAGCCTAAGAAGCACAATAAGATTGAAGTCTACGAGACTGACAGGCGTGGCTTGGCCAGGGGCGATCTGATCCGCCTGACTCGAAACGAAGGCGAGTTCAAAAACGGCGAGGTAGCCAGGGTAGTAGCCATTGCCGGCGACCGCGCAACCCTGATGTTGCGCCAGGGCAAACAGGTGTCACTGCATGAGGTTGACCTTTCCAGGAACAAACATTGGGACCATGCTTACGCATCAACGGTCCACGGATCCCAGGGCGCCACTCAGTATCGGGCAATCTTCCATATTCGGGCACCTGAAACGGATAATGAGCGCAAGCAACAACGCCTCATGGAGCGCATGGCAAAGGTGTTTGGTGACCGCAGCTTTTACGTCGGTACGACCCGTGCGAGCCATGAGCTTCGCATCTACACCAACGACAAGGGCCTTGCAGCACGCGCCTTGGCCGCCAAGCAGGATAAGACAAGTGCTGTGGAAGTCATCCAGCGGTACGAAAAAGGCACCGGCATTACGGCCGGCAGAGGCTCGGTGTCGCCACAATTAAACCGTGACTATCAAAGGTAA
- a CDS encoding S26 family signal peptidase, producing MNTKCLYLSLCAGIFGMSLLAVAAMPWLVFTINLTKSLPGTFYVIHKGGSLSKGDLIAYRWHGGATYPAGTTFIKRVAGVPGDTVKRDGTAFFVNDQYIGVAQPFSKAGVPLAPAKGGPIQPGEYFVATPNPDSLDSRYALTGNVKQVDVIGRAYEVF from the coding sequence ATGAATACCAAGTGCCTGTACCTGTCGCTGTGCGCCGGCATCTTCGGCATGAGCTTGCTGGCTGTGGCCGCTATGCCCTGGCTTGTCTTCACGATCAATCTGACCAAGAGCCTGCCGGGCACGTTCTACGTCATTCACAAGGGCGGCAGCCTCAGCAAGGGCGACCTGATCGCTTATCGTTGGCACGGCGGTGCGACCTACCCGGCCGGTACTACCTTCATCAAGCGTGTTGCCGGTGTACCCGGTGACACGGTTAAACGGGACGGCACGGCGTTTTTTGTCAACGACCAATATATCGGGGTGGCCCAACCCTTTTCAAAGGCTGGTGTGCCCCTGGCGCCCGCTAAAGGCGGACCTATCCAGCCTGGCGAATACTTCGTGGCCACGCCCAACCCCGACAGTCTGGATTCACGCTACGCGCTTACTGGCAACGTCAAGCAAGTTGATGTCATTGGAAGGGCCTATGAGGTTTTCTAA
- a CDS encoding TrbI/VirB10 family protein, with product MIDPNSQIKKRQMLLTGSAVAGIIVLIGAGMFLFDSGPTHHREKPKTVSITAPGTVDDKDAWRAQQAAAEKANSTRIDEVKAQLTAQEEANKRLAQALEELKAGKAADAGASSLAADVSVLDKPLPTRHTGAGQRVLNSPTGNSESGILNQPLNSAPEPPKRELEMITFGLPGGKVGMDGLRAGAADGNAEGGGFRSNEKATRFGTAKGAVEAKRAPIDFIPAGSFVRVAMLNGVDAPTGGQAQSNPLPVAFHVIDVANLANKHKLDIKDCRFIAAAWGDLSSERMMGRTETLSCIINGETVEMPVKGQVIGEDGKTGVRGRLVTKQGQLLANALFAGTLSGIGQAIQQSSSIVNSGAGGMTQIVDPDKVAQAGLGGGLGSASNMLAQYYLKAADKLFPVIETDGGRTVEILITKGAVYDGKALAKEEYRGLLKRSSTRNRSYQDD from the coding sequence ATGATTGATCCGAATTCCCAAATCAAGAAGCGCCAGATGCTGCTAACCGGTAGTGCTGTGGCTGGCATCATCGTGCTGATCGGCGCTGGCATGTTCCTGTTTGACAGCGGTCCGACCCACCACCGAGAAAAGCCCAAGACCGTCTCCATCACCGCGCCCGGCACGGTGGACGACAAGGACGCTTGGCGTGCTCAGCAGGCAGCGGCCGAAAAGGCGAATTCTACTCGCATTGACGAGGTAAAGGCTCAACTCACGGCGCAGGAAGAAGCCAACAAGCGGCTCGCCCAGGCGCTGGAAGAGCTAAAGGCAGGCAAGGCGGCTGACGCCGGCGCAAGCTCACTGGCTGCCGATGTTTCCGTGCTCGACAAGCCACTGCCTACCAGACATACCGGCGCCGGTCAGCGCGTATTGAACTCTCCGACCGGCAACAGTGAATCCGGCATATTGAACCAGCCGCTCAACTCTGCGCCCGAGCCGCCTAAGCGCGAATTGGAGATGATTACCTTCGGCTTGCCGGGCGGCAAGGTCGGCATGGATGGTCTGCGCGCCGGTGCGGCAGACGGGAACGCGGAAGGGGGCGGCTTCCGGAGCAACGAGAAAGCTACGCGGTTTGGGACGGCAAAAGGGGCCGTCGAGGCCAAGCGTGCTCCTATAGATTTCATCCCTGCTGGCTCTTTCGTTAGGGTAGCGATGCTCAACGGCGTGGATGCGCCCACTGGCGGCCAGGCGCAAAGCAACCCGTTACCGGTGGCCTTTCACGTAATTGACGTGGCTAATCTGGCCAATAAGCACAAGCTTGACATTAAGGACTGTCGGTTCATCGCCGCAGCGTGGGGCGACCTCTCCTCCGAACGGATGATGGGCCGCACCGAAACGCTGAGCTGCATTATCAACGGCGAGACGGTCGAGATGCCCGTCAAGGGCCAAGTGATCGGTGAAGACGGCAAGACTGGCGTGCGTGGCCGCCTCGTCACCAAGCAGGGCCAGCTGCTCGCTAACGCGCTCTTTGCCGGCACGCTGTCTGGCATTGGTCAGGCGATTCAGCAGTCTTCTTCCATCGTGAATTCCGGTGCTGGTGGAATGACGCAGATAGTCGACCCGGACAAGGTGGCTCAAGCCGGCCTCGGCGGTGGTTTGGGTAGCGCCTCCAACATGCTTGCACAGTACTACCTTAAGGCCGCGGACAAGCTGTTTCCTGTCATTGAAACGGACGGTGGCCGTACTGTCGAAATTCTCATCACTAAAGGTGCCGTGTATGACGGCAAGGCGCTTGCCAAGGAGGAATACCGGGGGTTGCTCAAACGCTCCAGTACCCGCAACAGGAGTTATCAAGATGACTAA
- the traC gene encoding type IV secretion system protein TraC has product MQETAIEKLKGAAAKFWNETVLGNASDVGKQPAPVEMANEITSLYGLHRILKYDQYDESTGLFYNDNSVSFCFELIAQTGADEDMTNRLTTLFTPIPPHTGIQWCLFGSPILDEPFQAYLDQRHIAVDNERTPPFFQDLAKRRVEYIYKKGTPLWPNDNYFVKNIRLLVSITKAGSHRDSKLVEEMYELRETLRASLRTASLPAFPLNADGLIHFLWPILNPECMFDQEPLPDLHYDDGKSIKDQVTRFGQHARVKANEILFGLPPEQESDDDTRIAVRGFGVLQYPKKKELWEMANIIGAFFDDGLQYPCPFLVCGGVFTLDPNVVDTKAQFKAARTKQNAKSKMAEFQPALHMQANDWDIVLHQLNNGGSMCELYHTLLLFAPKKIINRASQVALNIWRSERFTICPLRLLQLPALYASLPMTLTEQVRDDLQKMRLLTNKTTVNAVDMSPVIGEWKGAGDPVMMFFGRRGTPTFLDFYSNQQGNYNVFVAGVSGSGKSVAMNEVVSAYRGIGARVWVMDVGRSYRNLVALQRGTFLEFTPSMKICINPFSWVGTDNELDFKAEMRMLKPMIGRMASPNAPLTEFQYALIAEAITETWNDYGQETNPTRIRDYLQSKIKNESGGVERVAYELAKQLQPFTKEGVYGDFFDGRANISLDVDMVGLELEELKNAPELRRVVLYVLTSRIAHDMYLSRNRKKLCLIDEAWQLLDSDKETAEFIEEGYRRARKYKGIFCLGTQGIEDAFKNDASRAAYNNADWKILLRQDRKNLEKLIEDGMVNFSPAVKRMLLSLRTEKNRFSEMLISSPNGDAVVRHIPDPFSLLMASTNADDFNECEALLQQGYTTMQTLEIMLQRRGYTSHSHQRPG; this is encoded by the coding sequence ATGCAAGAAACGGCGATAGAAAAGCTAAAAGGCGCCGCAGCCAAGTTTTGGAACGAAACAGTGCTGGGAAACGCTTCTGACGTGGGCAAGCAGCCCGCGCCGGTGGAGATGGCCAACGAAATTACCAGCCTATACGGGTTGCATCGCATTCTCAAATATGACCAATACGATGAGAGCACCGGGCTGTTCTACAACGACAACTCCGTGTCCTTTTGTTTTGAGCTTATCGCGCAGACCGGCGCCGATGAGGACATGACGAATCGGTTGACGACGCTCTTTACACCGATTCCTCCACACACCGGCATACAGTGGTGCCTGTTTGGTAGCCCGATCTTAGATGAGCCGTTTCAAGCCTATCTGGACCAGCGGCACATCGCGGTGGATAACGAACGTACCCCACCGTTCTTTCAGGATCTGGCTAAGCGCCGCGTCGAATACATTTACAAGAAAGGCACTCCGCTTTGGCCGAACGACAACTATTTTGTTAAGAACATTCGCCTGCTTGTATCCATCACCAAAGCAGGTTCTCACCGAGACAGCAAGCTGGTGGAGGAAATGTACGAGTTGCGCGAGACGTTGCGCGCGTCACTGCGTACAGCGAGCCTGCCAGCTTTTCCCTTGAACGCCGATGGCCTCATTCATTTCCTGTGGCCTATCCTCAATCCCGAGTGCATGTTTGACCAGGAACCGCTGCCGGACTTGCATTACGACGATGGAAAGTCGATTAAAGACCAAGTGACCCGGTTTGGTCAGCACGCGCGTGTCAAAGCCAACGAAATCCTGTTTGGCCTGCCGCCCGAGCAAGAGAGCGATGACGATACTCGCATAGCCGTGCGCGGCTTTGGTGTATTGCAGTACCCGAAAAAGAAAGAACTGTGGGAGATGGCCAACATCATCGGCGCCTTCTTTGACGACGGTCTGCAGTACCCCTGCCCGTTTTTGGTCTGCGGCGGCGTCTTCACGCTCGACCCGAATGTGGTGGACACCAAAGCGCAGTTCAAAGCTGCCCGCACCAAACAAAACGCCAAGTCCAAGATGGCTGAGTTTCAGCCCGCGCTGCACATGCAGGCGAACGATTGGGACATTGTACTTCACCAGCTTAACAACGGTGGCAGCATGTGCGAGCTATATCACACGTTGCTGCTGTTTGCGCCCAAAAAGATAATCAACCGGGCCAGCCAGGTCGCGCTCAACATTTGGCGAAGCGAGCGCTTCACCATCTGTCCGCTGCGACTATTGCAACTGCCCGCGCTGTACGCCAGTCTGCCCATGACGTTGACCGAGCAGGTGCGCGACGACCTGCAGAAGATGCGTTTGCTCACCAACAAGACCACCGTGAATGCAGTGGATATGTCACCAGTGATTGGCGAATGGAAAGGCGCGGGTGATCCAGTAATGATGTTTTTCGGCCGGCGCGGCACGCCGACTTTCCTGGACTTCTATAGCAACCAACAGGGCAATTACAACGTCTTCGTGGCTGGCGTGTCAGGTTCCGGCAAGTCCGTGGCCATGAACGAGGTGGTGTCGGCCTATCGTGGCATCGGTGCTCGCGTGTGGGTGATGGATGTAGGCCGTTCCTATCGGAACCTCGTCGCATTGCAGCGTGGCACGTTCCTGGAATTCACACCCAGCATGAAAATTTGCATCAATCCCTTCAGCTGGGTGGGCACGGACAACGAGCTAGATTTCAAGGCCGAAATGCGGATGCTCAAGCCGATGATCGGCCGTATGGCATCCCCGAACGCGCCGCTCACGGAATTTCAGTATGCGCTCATTGCGGAGGCCATTACTGAGACTTGGAATGATTACGGGCAGGAAACCAATCCCACCCGGATTCGCGATTACTTACAGTCCAAAATCAAGAACGAATCGGGCGGAGTCGAGCGCGTGGCCTACGAGTTGGCCAAACAACTCCAGCCATTTACCAAGGAAGGCGTGTACGGTGATTTCTTTGACGGTCGCGCCAATATCAGTCTGGACGTCGATATGGTGGGACTGGAACTGGAAGAACTCAAAAACGCGCCCGAACTGCGCCGCGTGGTGTTGTATGTGCTCACTAGCCGTATCGCCCACGACATGTATCTGTCTCGCAATCGCAAAAAATTGTGCTTGATAGACGAAGCTTGGCAGCTTCTCGATTCAGACAAAGAGACCGCTGAATTTATTGAGGAAGGCTATCGTCGTGCGCGCAAGTATAAGGGAATTTTTTGTCTTGGTACCCAGGGCATTGAGGACGCTTTCAAGAATGACGCGTCACGGGCTGCCTACAACAATGCCGACTGGAAGATTCTGCTGCGTCAGGATCGCAAGAACCTGGAAAAGCTGATTGAGGACGGTATGGTGAATTTCTCGCCGGCTGTGAAGCGGATGCTGCTGTCGCTGCGCACTGAGAAAAACCGCTTTTCTGAGATGCTCATTTCGTCGCCCAACGGCGATGCTGTGGTGCGCCACATCCCCGATCCGTTCTCGCTGCTGATGGCCTCGACCAACGCGGACGACTTCAACGAGTGCGAGGCGCTATTGCAGCAAGGCTACACGACGATGCAAACCCTGGAAATCATGTTGCAGCGCCGTGGCTACACCAGTCACTCTCATCAGCGCCCTGGATAA
- a CDS encoding lytic transglycosylase domain-containing protein, whose protein sequence is MNFVARTLAVASLLLVPIAASATCWEDAGRGYGIDPLLLKAIAWKESRGWAGAVGPKLADGNRAVGLMQVNTIHLPTLIRFGIRREHLFDACVSQKVGAWVLADCIQRFGATWKAVGCYYVGPNSQNVAAQVRYVRDVQQFYEGYRRQAQQYSTTPAQVASYQGD, encoded by the coding sequence ATGAATTTCGTTGCACGTACTTTAGCCGTTGCTAGCCTACTGTTGGTACCAATCGCTGCGTCTGCAACGTGCTGGGAAGATGCGGGGCGGGGGTATGGTATCGACCCCTTGTTGCTCAAGGCGATCGCCTGGAAAGAGTCGCGCGGCTGGGCCGGCGCGGTCGGTCCTAAGCTGGCGGACGGCAACCGCGCCGTGGGCCTCATGCAGGTCAATACAATTCATTTGCCGACCCTGATACGGTTCGGCATCCGTCGCGAGCATCTGTTCGACGCTTGCGTGAGCCAGAAGGTGGGCGCATGGGTGCTAGCCGACTGCATCCAGCGCTTTGGCGCCACCTGGAAAGCAGTGGGTTGCTATTACGTTGGCCCCAACTCTCAGAATGTCGCTGCCCAAGTCAGATACGTACGGGACGTACAGCAATTCTACGAAGGCTACAGGCGGCAGGCACAGCAATACTCAACCACGCCGGCACAAGTTGCTAGCTACCAAGGGGATTGA